aaccctgtggacgccaggggacatgacagacatcagaatgtgagtatgtacgggttttttttttttaacttttacaatggtaaccagggtaaatatcgggttactaagcgcggccctgcacttagtaacccgatgtttaccctggttacccgggtgctgcagggggacttgggcatcgttgaagaccgtttcaacaatgccgaagtcgttcccctgatcgttggtcgctggagagagctgtctgtgtgacagctccccagcgaccacacaacgacttaccaacgatcacggccaggtcgtatcgctggtcgtgatcgttggtaagtcgtttagtgtaacggtaccttaagtcaaatgactggtgtccaatttataagacaacagtgtcttctctaacaaactgaaaatgcatttgactaaataaatacttgattactgatgacagtgaaaccccccgcctttgaatgatagacaaccagtctcctctcacaaacagcaaatggataatactagataattacttgtttactgataagaacagtgaaaccaccaccattttgagatgaagtacacataaaaaacataacttttgcagtcagaaataatcagagacctgtagaacagtataaaatgctatcgggtcatattgacccgaacagtacaagtgtaacaatcaccgtgtagcaaaaagtaaacaagaacaaaaaaaaaaaaaatatatatatatatatatagagctccacaaatgaggagaagtcaatataccactagtttcaaatcctcatataaaaaaatctacagggtctcaaaaatcattttgggtcatattgacctgaacagtacagcagggttaacctTTCAATCACGAATGGCAGCTTTTAACACTCGCTGGCAGGGGGGGCATATCATTCCACACGCCTGTGACTTGGTTGTGGGGCGCCGaagggttgccatgacagccgagGTTCTACTGAAGACCCCATTGCTTGACATAACGATTCTACTGTGAAAGCCAGTAGGAACATAGATCATGATTTTCACTATACATAGCAGTAGCGAttagattgcagcttcaagtcccctaaagagactattaaatacaataaaaaagcattattttttttaatatgaaaAAATAAAGCTCAATAATGTCTTTTGTGCTTCCTCTATAATAATGATTTACCATTGTGTCTCCTTATAACAATAACCACCATTGCATCTTTATTATAATTCCTATGAGCAGGAGCGTATAGCAAGAGTCTTCTAATGGTGCATAGGCAGTCACAGGCGGGCATACTTCTCAACTTTTATAGACAAGGAGAGGGTCATGTATTGTGGCAGTTAATGGTTATTTTGCCCTTATTTAAGCACCATAAGACTTAAAAACCATTTCCACAGCCCCCATTGAGTGATAATCCCCAAATATGCTTGCTCACATTAATGTCTTCCATagccccctatgcacagtatgatagtCTCCACAGATACCCAAAAAACAGTCgttttatgcacagtatgatggccaccacagccccctttatgcacagtatgatggccaccacagccccctttatgcacagtatgatggccaccataGCCCcctttatgcacagtatgatggccaccataGCCCCCTTTATGCACAGAATGATGGCTACTACAGACCtctttatgcacagtatgatggataCCACACCCcctttatgcacagtatgatggccaccataGCCCcctttatgcacagtatgatggccaccataGCCCcctttatgcacagtatgatggccaccataGCCCcctttatgcacagtatgatggccaccataGCCCcctttatgcacagtatgatggccaccataGCCCcctttatgcacagtatgatggctaCTACAGACCtctttatgcacagtatgatggctaCCACACCCCCTTTATTCACAGTATTATGCCCACTACAGCCCCTTTGATGCACAGTATGATGGCTACCACAGTCTCCTTTATGCACAGTAAAATGGCTACCATAGCCTTCTGTACACAGCCTGATGGCCATCACAGCCTGCTGTTTGCCAAAAAAAGGCTACTATGACTGCAAACAGTGTTGTCATCAATGTGGTCCACCAGTGGACTGAACCATCTGACATTTGTCAGAATTGCCCGATGACCAGTCCAGCCCTGGTCCTGCATGTGCCTGCATCCTCAGTAGTGTTAGTTCTGGGTAAATTGGTGTTCCCATCTGTAGCTTTAATGGGAAAACAGCTGCACTTGCCCGATGCCCTGAAATGAAAAGTCTCTCCTTGTGTGCATGTATGGGGacagacctgtcactccaggacaGCGGATGAATCTGCTGGGGACTTGCTGGTGTGGTCCCGTTGCCCGCAGCTTTTTTTTCTGACATGCTGCAGCGTTTGATCAAAATATACATAGCTGAAATCATACAGCTGCTCCCTGGTACATGCTGACCACTCCACGGGCAGCATGCATCAGCAGTCAGGGTCTCCTTAAATCAACAATAAATGGAAACATTGCTGCCAGTCCTAACTAGATCCATTAGAGTTTACGTTCTTGGACCAAtactttatttttccacaaaagGTATCAGTAAAATTGGAAGATATTGATCAACGCTGAAccagtttcagaaaaaaaaaaaagaaaccatgcTGTCCTATTGTAAATGTTTTTGCATACAGGATGTCACACATAGCAGATATCCTGTTCTATTAGCGGAATAAAAAAAAAGAACCTGCTAGGCTGCAGCGATGATGGTTTTCTGGGCTTCAAAGAAGCCATTTTATCTCCAGCACTGAAGCTCGTTATGTATAAGTCTAAAGAATATCTAATTCTTATTATATAGCTCAAACTATTTCATTTCAGTACTAAAAAtatttaatgtaattttttttcataaacctATTCTATTAAATATGCAACTTGTCTTTATTTAAATCCCATAATATTATATATGTAATGTTTATTATGCAATTGAGATATTGCTGCTTGAAAGATAGTACTTTCAAGAAATTGGGatgaaaactgcaaaaaaaagtggaGGCAGGAATATGATGGTGACAtatttatatagtaacatagtaacatagttagtaaggccgaaaaaagacatttgtccatccagttcagcctatattccatcataataaatccccagatctacgtccttctacagaacctaataattgtatgatacaatattgttctgctccaggaagacatccaggcctctcttgaacccctcgacatatactatgtcttttttttatggcctttttatacaatttttacaggtAGAGCATATTGATAAGTCTGCCCCAGTGGGGATTAGGCCACAGGAACAGGATGTCTACCCAGACTTGAGATCTCTGGTCCCAATGTCCCTCTCTGTCTGCTGCCATTCAGCTCTTGTGGATTGAAGGACAATGTGGTCCAGCTGTGAGTCTTTAGACAATAGAAGTCTACCTGCTTCATTTAGGAACATTAGGAGTTGAAAGGGACAAGGTGATTTCAAGTTTCTGATTTAGTCTGCATTTGACTGTGGCAGTGTTTATTGTGTATTGTCAGTGTAAAGGATGCCTCAGTTCCTGTTTTTGGGACAGGGAACATGGGTAGCTCTCCCAATTCACAAAACCTCTTGTGTGTCTAGACCCCTTTAATGAGACTGGTGCAGGAACTGTAAGGACTTGATCACAAACATGTCCTAATTTCGTAATACATGGAAGAAACTTCATCTGACCTGGGTATGTATACATTGTTATATTACCCATGCAAGTTGCGTGTAGTAATGGGTACATTTATATGTATTATTCTTTCACTGTAAAGACCAACAACATAtggatattttttttgtttttatttcttattttggcATAGGTATTGCTATGTACAAATTACACAATTTTTAAGTCCAAATTCTCCTGCATAGACATTTTATATTTGCATTATCTCAATTAGTGTGTTAGTGAAATTATAATCTGAGAGAGGGGGGGAAGGGAGCGTCGGCTCACCAGGTATGCTGCAGAAGATATCACGGTGTGGACATCGCATGGAGCCGCCTGGGTCAGTGCGCAGCAGTAATGAACAAAAAAAAGGTCCTCCAGCGATGATGCAGGTGCGTTTCATATAAAGCTTcacattttatttttacattaaaagTATGGCGGTTCCTCTAATCACATAGTAAACCTACGCGTTTTACTACAGAGCTTACACGTGATTTTATAATGGACCTGAATGTGATTTGTTAACATTATACCATGTAAATTGTGTACTCAGATTACTGGGATACCAGGCTTGATTGAGGTCAAAATTATTACTTACATCAAATCTTCTATGGAAAAACTAATTTGTAAATTGTAAAATATGCACTTCCTTATTCAGACAACAAGGAAATAAAAAATTTGGTTAGCAAACTTCATCCATATGTGTTCTTTCTGATAAATATTGAAACACGTTATGGTCCTGTTAGGCTGATTTTAGAATTTTCAGCCTTTATTTTTATATGTATGGGAACATCCTACCATTGGAAGGACTTTATGGTTTGGATTTTCAGCCTCAATTTGGTCCTTACTGAACAATAGGGTTGGTTTAaagggggttatccaggactatttaattTCTTTACTATAGGCCGAAgaattaacaggcaggtagttgtgcCCAACGCCGATTTCTGCTGGCACAGAGCGCCCCTGCGGGTGGATTGGTGGTTTCCGTTGACGTCATGTTGGCAAAGTAGCGGCTTCTCTTTTGCTCTACTCTGTTGATGGGGCATGAATGACTGTCATGCTAATTGACAGCAAGATCCCAGCTGCCTAACTGTGGgtagccagctgtcaatcaacatgtcGACAGTCACACCCATCAATGGAGCagtcctgaacaacccctttaaaaaaaaaaatttcaatctATGGTTGCTATCCTCACACAGGCAAATTGGCAATAACGAGCACTGATTGGATTGACAATATAGTGCTCGTTTACTTGTTTTTCTATAATACAATTatgtatttttgtaaatattttttcaGCAGTCCAATTATACAGCGGTCATTAAAAACCTTAAGCAGATTCATATTTATACAAAGTGGTGCCATTTTTGCAAATGACGGTACAATAAATGGCAAAAAAAAGTAAATTACAATTGGTAAAATTACTTATGATATGTGCACatgatgtggttttttttttaaattttttcaggcagattctgaAATCGACCTAAAAAAAATCGCTAAAAATAAACTCCAAGAATACAGAACATATACATAACAAGATGTTTGGACATTGCTGTGAAGAAAATCAGTATTTCGTAACTTTGTAACCGCCCCAGGCTTCGAAAGCTGTGAAATGGTTAAAGGGAGTGACTGATCCATTTTTCAGATGGCTTCCTCTTGGAAGCCACCAATGTCCtataagaaacataaaaaaaaaacaaatgcaatcAGGGAAGCCAACCCAAGACCTTCTATAGTGTGTCAGAAAAGACTGAAAGACTCCATGAGCACATATgctaactctaagggtatgtgtccacgttcagcatcctgaacgtggacacataccctaagattcTGGACAATGTTTTCACCTTGCGTAAAAGGGCGTAATATATACACCAAACTACCCTACAAGGAAGCCATTACGAGATGTTCGACTACACCTTACATATATAGATTAAAAAATATTTCAATGGGATTATATTACATTTATCTAAAATTGTTTCTAAATCCTTATGCAAATGAAACCACGTACATGGAACACGTTAATATTGTCCCAAAAATCAGAACCAAAAGAATTCGTTTAAGAAAGCCTATGAGGGGTTGATAATTACATGTGACTTCTTACCTTGTGCGCACAGAGATTTAGGAAACCTTGTTTTATTTGTATGATCTTCCATTTGTCTGATACCTGGAGAACCATATACTCTCCAATTCTAGCTATGCAGGTGTATATTTTTTCAGTTCTAGTCCTGATGCATTGTGCCATGTGAGTATCCGACGCTTGGAGCCCAATTTATTAGTCTGCATTTTCCTAGATATAATGTAACATGAGCAAACCCTTTCCTCCCATCCACAGGATTAGATGTGTAAACTAAATTTCTATAAATTGGTAAATGTTACAAGATGTCCAGCATTGTCAGGCTGGTAGTGCCATGCGTCTGAGAACCCATCTCCTGAGTGCCAGAGAAGGCTTCCATATTCTGTTTGTTTTGCAGTGAGTTAGCACTAAATGAAGTTGCATTTCCCCTGCAGGGTTTCCTGTGTATCAGCCTCATGCTAATCACTGGTCAGCCTGCTCCTGCCCCTATCATTAAACAAGATCCTTCCTCTCTTTGTGTCCTGAGACATCAAAGACCTGGTATGGGAGATCAGGTTGGGGTGGAGGAAGGTGTCTTGGCTCCTCCCTTTACCTTTAAATGTTGTCCATCCATGGTCACAATATAGTTTGAGGTGTGAGTGGAGTTATTGAAGGATCATGCTCTCTTTGCCTGGTAAGTAGACACAGAATCCTAGAACAGTCAATGTCTGGGAAGGTACGTGGCTCGTATACACCATGGAGTAGCCAGCCATATGCACCAGTTATTTTTTAAACTATCAGAACAATTTAATAGTAAGTAATGTTATACTCCATTATTTTGGGCTATGAATAGTATGCAATGCTGTAGTCATGGGACATAAGACTCTGTAAGATTTTGGACACCTGGTAGGAGTACAGATGGCATGTCTTGTGTTTTGCTTCTTTTTAGATGTGAAACCCGCAACAGACATGGACTGTGTTAACAATCAAGATTCTCTTTACCTTCCCAACTCTGTCAGTGCGTCGCTCGAGGAATTGGACTTATGGAGACAGTTCCACCAAGAAGGGACCGAGATGATCATCACTAAATCAGGAAGGTGGGTGTATTGTGACACCATGTCTAATGTGCTAAGCTTCTATACACATCATAGAGCTAAATAGCCTCAGTCGGCCAAATATATAATTACATAAAAGAAGTGACTACTGCATGTATATACAACTGTTATATTGCTTTTTTTTAATCTAGATCTTAAAACACCTCCCTCTTTGTTCCTCGGCTAGTTTTATTACTATGGATTTTTACTTATCATGACAATTGTTACAGGTTGCAATCTATTGAACAAAGATCTATTTGAGTCTTGTAtatgatagattttttttttttactttttttgtgcttttttttttacattgaaattTATAAGATGGTATTTACGTACAAATAGAAACTTACaactatatgtgtgtgtatatataaatctatatatatatcagCGCCATGGGTATTTCAATCACCTTCTATCTTAACATGTTACTCTCCACAGGCGGATGTTCCCGCAGTGCAAGATTAGACTATATGGACTACATCCTTTCACTAAATATTTGGTGTTGGTTGATTTTCTTTCCACGGATAACTGCAGATACAAGGTAAATATTATTGAAAACCGAATCGGACTTCATAGCTATGGTCAGGAATATATGTTATGATTGACGCAATAGTGGGTGCATTATGTGGACCATTTTTGCTCACGGTAACTCTTTACCAGTGTTAATCCATATCTCTTCCTATATTAATGTTAAAATATGTTAATCCTTCCTCTTCCCCATTTTAATTCCACGTATATCTTTGACTGTGTGATGCATTTGTACATTTAGttgcaatgtcctttttttgggtccATAGTGGAACAAGAATCAGTGGGAGGCTGCAGGGAAAGCGGAACCGCACCCACCATGCAGGACCTATATTCACCCCGACTCTCCGGCCCCTGGTGCCCACTGGATGAAGGATGTCATATGCTTTCAAAAATTAAAACTCACCAATAACACATTGGACCAACATGGACACGTAAATGAGATGATCATAAAACGTGTTTTCGTTTTGGCTAAGAATGATTTTCGTCTTTGTTTTGCTTTAAACAATTTTCTTTTCTTCCAGATCATCTTGCACTCTATGCACAGATACAAGCCCAGGTTCCATGTTATCCAGTCGGACGATGTGTATAACACCCGTTGGGGTTTACTGCAGGTGTTCAGCTTCCCAGAGACAGAGTTTACTGCAGTGACTGCTTACCAGAATGAGAAGGTATGGCTAAGACCAGACACTGTTATAGGGATCTGCATTTAATTTTTAGCTTAAATTATTTCCTTTATGCGACAGATCACAAAATTGAAAATTGACCACAATCCATTTGCAAAAGGATTTCGGGAACAAGAAAGAACTCGCAAAAGGTAAGAACATCTTACAAgacagctacattttttttttttttttttgcggttatgTAATTTTCACTAACTTAATATAATACTTGCAGTGTTTCTTGCCTCAGGGACGACCTTATGAAAATTGTGCCACAAAGTCCAAACAAAAGCCTGAAAAGAAAGTGGGAGAACAGCCCTGAAGCAGAAAAAGGTATTCTTGCTTTATCAAACCATATGGTTTGTCTCAGAGGCCAAAATGTCTTCTGGTGGATCACTGAAAATTCTcaacatttattttttgtttttgtttttttttttgtctcatttCTCAGATCACTGTAAAGTTGTACGTTTGAAGGAAGAGCCTGCTGATGTTCCTACGGGAATATACTCTCAGTGGGTTCAAAATCCTGAAGGAAGCCAGAACCTGACCCCTAACTCTCCAGAGCTGA
This region of Ranitomeya imitator isolate aRanImi1 chromosome 1, aRanImi1.pri, whole genome shotgun sequence genomic DNA includes:
- the LOC138657740 gene encoding T-box protein VegT-like — encoded protein: MLSLPDVKPATDMDCVNNQDSLYLPNSVSASLEELDLWRQFHQEGTEMIITKSGRRMFPQCKIRLYGLHPFTKYLVLVDFLSTDNCRYKWNKNQWEAAGKAEPHPPCRTYIHPDSPAPGAHWMKDVICFQKLKLTNNTLDQHGHIILHSMHRYKPRFHVIQSDDVYNTRWGLLQVFSFPETEFTAVTAYQNEKITKLKIDHNPFAKGFREQERTRKRDDLMKIVPQSPNKSLKRKWENSPEADFSDHCKVVRLKEEPADVPTGIYSQWVQNPEGSQNLTPNSPELTRSPSQEQQVPSSSSSFLCRSPNKRYLQPLSGSVDSHEAQGRRLTPDVATVPESDALQVPSFHSLQPAPDRSSVMNLPIETPMRQSLRGPIYGTYGAEQWMVPSQGQYRPMGYAYPPERSTQGAVSHPHNGMSDWSQYSLFPFTCW